CCTGCGCGACCCGTCGCTCCGCCCTTTCAGCGGCACGGGCCCGCGCCCACCCTTGTCATGACGTGAGGTCACCATCACCATGGACACCCCTGTCCAGAGCTTTGCCGTCGCCAACCTCCGCCGCCGTCCCGTGGTCGTCGAGACCGGGGGCTTCGTGGCGGGTTTCGACCCCGACACCACCAGCCCGTTCATCAACTACGCCACCCCGCTGCCCGGCGCCGTGCCGACCGCCGCGGATGTGGCCGGCCTGGTCGCGGCCTTCCGCGAGCGCGGACTCAAGCCGCGGCTTGAGTTCGCGCCCGACGCCGCACCCGCCGTGGAGGCGGCCCTGCGCGCGGCCGGTTTCACCGTGGAGGCCGAGCACCAGTACCTGGTCTGCACCCCGGCCACGCTGACCCCGCCCCGCTACGGCGACGCGTCGGGGCCGGTCGTGGAGGCACCCACCGGTGACGACGACTACGCGGCGGTCGACGCCGCCCTGTCCGAGGCGTTCTCCGGCGAGTTCGCCTCCTCTCCGGAGGGCACCGCCCGGCTGCGCCGGACCGACGAGCAGGGCGGCGCGGTCCGTTTCGTCCGCTCCCCCGACGGCGGCTGCGCCGGCGGGGCGGCCTGCTCGGCCCCGGCGGTGGGTACCGCGGAGCTGGCCGGGGTCGGCACCCGGCCCGAGTTCCGCGGCCGCGGCATCGCGGCGGCGGTCACCGCCGACCTGACCGCGACCCTCTTCGGGCGCGGCGCCGCGTCCGTCTGGCTGGAGTACTCCGGCGACGGTTCCCGCCGGGTCTACGAGCGGATCGGCTTCCGCCCGCAGGGCCGGCGCCTGTACATCGCGCTGGAGGACTGACCGAAGAACGGGTGCGGCCCGCCTCCCTCGCCGGGGGCGGGCCGCACCCGTCCGGGCGTCAGGGCGTCAACACGTCGGGGCGTCGGGCATCAGGGCGTCACGAGAAGCTCGCGACCGCCTCCTCCTCGGTGTCGAACACCTCGAAGATGACGAGCAGCTTGGTGATCGACGGGAGGTCGTACAGCTTGCGCGGGAGCTCGGCGAGCTTCAGCTGTCCGCCCTGGTTGTTGACGGCGGTGTAGGCGGAGACCAGTTCACCGATGCCGCTGCTGTCGACCGTGGTGACCTCGCCCAGGTTGAGCAGGATCTTCTTGGCACCGTCCTCCAGTGCGCTCCGGACGTCCTCGCGGAGCTGGAAGCTGTTGTCGATGACGATCCGGCCGGAGGGCGCGAGGACGGTGACGCCGTCGACGACCTCGGCGCTGGTGGCGGGCATGGGGCTGCCCCTCTGTCGGTCACATCACGCGGACGTGAGATCGAGTTCCAGGACCACGTCG
The nucleotide sequence above comes from Streptomyces sp. TLI_235. Encoded proteins:
- a CDS encoding acetyltransferase (GNAT) family protein — its product is MDTPVQSFAVANLRRRPVVVETGGFVAGFDPDTTSPFINYATPLPGAVPTAADVAGLVAAFRERGLKPRLEFAPDAAPAVEAALRAAGFTVEAEHQYLVCTPATLTPPRYGDASGPVVEAPTGDDDYAAVDAALSEAFSGEFASSPEGTARLRRTDEQGGAVRFVRSPDGGCAGGAACSAPAVGTAELAGVGTRPEFRGRGIAAAVTADLTATLFGRGAASVWLEYSGDGSRRVYERIGFRPQGRRLYIALED
- a CDS encoding anti-sigma B factor antagonist; amino-acid sequence: MPATSAEVVDGVTVLAPSGRIVIDNSFQLREDVRSALEDGAKKILLNLGEVTTVDSSGIGELVSAYTAVNNQGGQLKLAELPRKLYDLPSITKLLVIFEVFDTEEEAVASFS